The sequence ACTACCTGCATCGGTAATTATGATTTCAGCTGGCTTAATGGTTTGTGCCTCCAAGTCAGCAATAGTTTGCCGTAGGCGTTTAGCTTCGTTGAAAATGGTGGAGACGAGGGAGAAGAGTAATCTGGTTTTTTCTCTCATATTATCATGTCGCTTGCGTTTAGGATGCGCTAGACCTGGCAATATAATGTGTTTGCTCAAGGACGAATTTGGCTTTTGACTAGTGGCATAATTGGAGTGCTTGGCAGACAAGCTCCTAATTTCTTCTTATTAGTTTGTTGAATAGTTTTGTAATGTTGGCGAAAATGACTTTGATCGGAGAGTCCTTTATTTCCATTGATAGCCCAAAATCACTGTGCTTTAGTTTGTGAATTCTTTTAAGATAATTTCTGGTATGACAAAGATTGTTATTACCATGAATAAATTCTATCCAAAGTTTATCCCT is a genomic window of Bacteroidales bacterium containing:
- a CDS encoding glycosyltransferase family 2 protein, translated to MREKTRLLFSLVSTIFNEAKRLRQTIADLEAQTIKPAEIIITDAGSYDNSWEILTEWQKNSAVPIVQGAMQT